Proteins from a genomic interval of Corynebacterium deserti GIMN1.010:
- a CDS encoding alpha/beta hydrolase family protein: MVENNAPHETEQEQEQRFREEFEVGGKDRQLSDEEQLEQLGSYIDAHYPLPDFTPPWAGGAGDPDPADRYIANLPDRTTHTAMIMLGSGLDHSMPGVAFIGNVSTEDAPELSATIFRPSAPTGAWAVSFHSGGWWRGAGIALDMQWRPEVAAAAELSGTTIIDLDYPLAPQHTIADMNAAVTKAVSFAREQGATSVTGWGYSSGAALAAINAALFDALILTFPDLGSVDKLPSHVRGDAEVANPASWPAALVQIAVQDEITARPSELGDATVKEYVSRHRISTPKVAREKITDVAEFLKTLG, translated from the coding sequence ATGGTTGAAAACAACGCGCCACACGAAACTGAACAAGAACAAGAGCAGCGTTTCCGCGAAGAATTTGAGGTAGGCGGAAAGGACCGTCAGCTGTCTGATGAAGAACAGTTGGAACAACTCGGATCCTACATTGATGCCCATTACCCTCTCCCCGATTTCACCCCGCCGTGGGCAGGAGGCGCCGGCGATCCTGATCCGGCGGACCGCTACATTGCCAACCTCCCAGACCGCACCACCCACACCGCGATGATCATGTTGGGTTCCGGTCTGGACCATTCCATGCCGGGTGTGGCGTTCATCGGCAACGTCTCCACCGAGGACGCTCCTGAGCTGTCTGCCACCATTTTCCGCCCGTCCGCCCCAACCGGCGCATGGGCAGTGTCCTTCCACAGCGGAGGGTGGTGGCGCGGCGCTGGCATAGCGCTGGACATGCAGTGGCGCCCCGAGGTCGCCGCAGCCGCAGAACTATCGGGCACCACGATCATTGATCTGGATTATCCCCTCGCTCCGCAGCACACCATCGCGGACATGAACGCAGCCGTGACCAAGGCCGTCAGCTTCGCGCGCGAACAAGGCGCGACATCCGTAACGGGCTGGGGTTATTCCTCAGGCGCGGCGTTGGCCGCGATCAATGCAGCGCTTTTCGACGCCCTCATACTGACATTCCCAGACCTGGGAAGCGTCGACAAGCTTCCTAGCCACGTGCGCGGTGACGCCGAAGTTGCTAACCCAGCCTCGTGGCCTGCAGCGTTGGTGCAGATCGCAGTTCAGGACGAGATCACGGCACGACCGAGTGAGCTTGGCGACGCCACCGTCAAGGAATACGTTTCCCGCCACCGCATCTCCACCCCAAAGGTCGCGCGCGAGAAAATCACCGACGTTGCGGAGTTCCTTAAAACCCTTGGCTAG
- a CDS encoding PepSY-associated TM helix domain-containing protein encodes MSISKGTKTSSIETPGSKRRPVGGAYGVIHRLHTVAGVFVAPLLVIAALSGFLYAFAPSLENIVYRDVLTARSEEPARPLSEQVAAAQAVHPDLELSAVQVSEDGAATTRVLFNDPELKSSSYRQAVFVDPGSLDITGDVVQYGSSRALPLRTWISEGHRQLWLGEPGRIYSETAASWLGILSLAGVWLWWARKKHNKRPTSARARARNLHSALGVWLLPGFLFLTVTGLTWSSLAGANISNLRAELDWVQPTPSTDLASTASTAPSSSAEHSEHSHHGHDTSAASSASMLTAQDSLAQIDTVLTASHEAGMSGIIELTVPATENPEENQAWLVTEMREAWKLKNDAIAVDGTTGEIVDRVNHDDWPLAAKLSAWLIQLHMGTLFGWINQVILGAIALGLLAVVVLGYRMWWLRGRGNVPRRLPAAGQWRKTKPTVVIGLIVFLVAYTLMAPLFGISLVLFLVVDALVRAVRTRRSRTRVALTY; translated from the coding sequence GTGAGTATTTCAAAAGGAACAAAAACTAGTTCCATAGAGACCCCGGGGTCCAAGCGCAGGCCGGTTGGCGGCGCCTACGGTGTCATTCACCGGCTACATACTGTTGCCGGTGTATTTGTTGCACCGTTGCTGGTCATCGCAGCGCTCTCGGGATTCCTCTACGCTTTTGCACCAAGCCTGGAGAACATCGTGTACCGCGATGTATTAACAGCACGCTCAGAGGAACCAGCCCGACCACTGTCAGAGCAGGTAGCTGCGGCACAAGCTGTACACCCTGACTTGGAACTATCAGCGGTGCAGGTCTCCGAAGATGGAGCGGCGACAACTCGAGTCCTCTTCAACGACCCCGAACTGAAAAGTTCCAGCTACCGGCAAGCAGTCTTCGTCGATCCAGGATCTCTGGACATCACTGGCGACGTGGTCCAGTACGGCTCCTCACGAGCACTACCCCTACGTACCTGGATTTCGGAGGGCCATCGCCAGCTGTGGTTGGGCGAACCCGGCCGAATTTACTCAGAAACTGCAGCGTCGTGGCTTGGCATCTTGTCTTTAGCCGGAGTCTGGTTGTGGTGGGCGCGCAAGAAACACAATAAAAGGCCAACGTCAGCCCGCGCGCGTGCACGAAACCTACATAGCGCGCTGGGTGTATGGCTATTACCGGGCTTTCTGTTCTTAACGGTTACCGGTTTGACGTGGTCATCCCTGGCGGGTGCCAATATTTCGAACCTACGCGCGGAGCTGGATTGGGTGCAGCCGACGCCGTCGACAGACCTTGCGTCAACTGCGTCTACGGCGCCGTCAAGTTCCGCGGAACATAGTGAACATTCCCATCACGGGCACGACACTTCCGCTGCTTCCAGTGCTTCTATGCTCACCGCACAAGATTCTCTAGCCCAGATTGATACTGTGCTGACGGCCTCGCACGAAGCTGGGATGAGCGGAATCATTGAACTCACGGTTCCAGCAACAGAAAACCCCGAAGAAAATCAAGCGTGGCTCGTTACTGAAATGCGCGAGGCCTGGAAACTCAAAAATGATGCAATCGCCGTTGATGGAACCACCGGCGAAATTGTTGACCGCGTAAATCACGATGATTGGCCGCTGGCCGCAAAGCTATCCGCCTGGTTGATTCAGTTGCACATGGGAACGTTGTTTGGCTGGATCAACCAGGTCATACTCGGAGCTATTGCGCTAGGCCTGCTTGCTGTCGTCGTGCTGGGTTACCGCATGTGGTGGCTACGAGGTCGAGGAAATGTGCCTAGACGGCTTCCAGCTGCAGGTCAATGGCGCAAAACCAAGCCAACGGTGGTGATAGGACTCATCGTTTTCCTTGTGGCCTACACCCTGATGGCGCCACTGTTTGGCATTAGTCTGGTGCTCTTCCTCGTCGTGGATGCACTGGTCCGAGCAGTGCGCACAAGGCGTTCACGGACTCGTGTCGCACTCACCTACTAA
- a CDS encoding aldehyde dehydrogenase, protein MRSQILIDNVARDASDSQTFDHKDPVSGETVTTMAAATVEDAIEAVESAQRAFATWSQTGPSQRRDILLKAADILEARAEEFTKTMSAEVSAADGWSHFNVFLTTQCLRQAASLTSRIMGDTIPTDRPGVFSMTVRQAAGVVLSMAPWNAPGVLGMRSLAYPLACGNAVVFRASEASPRTHQMLVEILHEAGVTPGAVNFLTNNPADADEVVEALIAHPAVRRVNFTGSTHVGRIIAEKCGRYLKKPLLELGGKAPFVVLDDADIDGAVDAAVFGSFMFQGQICMSTERFVVDDKVADEFVAKFGERAAALNHGVPKNDPSVIVGPMFKPASGERINALIDDALAKGATVVTGGKADGAQLAPTILDNVTSDMDIYDQETFGPITIVVRVSGVEEAINTANDTEYGLAAAVHGRDIKRAMDAALRIEAGHVHVNGATVQNDANAPFGGMKASGYGKFDGEAVIDEFTELKWVTIESSDQQYPI, encoded by the coding sequence ATGCGTTCTCAGATCCTCATTGACAATGTCGCCCGCGACGCCAGCGATTCCCAGACGTTCGATCACAAGGACCCTGTGTCCGGCGAGACCGTCACCACGATGGCAGCGGCTACCGTTGAAGACGCGATCGAAGCCGTGGAATCTGCACAGCGTGCGTTCGCTACCTGGTCCCAGACTGGACCTAGCCAGCGTCGCGATATTTTGCTCAAAGCCGCTGATATTTTGGAAGCTCGCGCAGAGGAGTTCACCAAGACGATGTCAGCTGAGGTATCCGCAGCAGACGGTTGGTCCCACTTCAACGTTTTCCTGACCACCCAGTGCCTTCGCCAGGCAGCAAGCCTGACTAGCAGGATCATGGGTGACACCATCCCCACCGACCGCCCTGGTGTCTTTTCTATGACTGTTCGCCAAGCAGCAGGTGTTGTCCTCAGCATGGCACCGTGGAACGCTCCAGGTGTCTTGGGTATGCGTTCGCTTGCATACCCTCTGGCCTGCGGAAACGCCGTGGTTTTCCGCGCTTCAGAGGCAAGCCCGCGCACCCACCAAATGTTGGTTGAAATCCTCCACGAAGCCGGCGTTACCCCAGGTGCCGTCAACTTCCTCACCAATAACCCAGCTGACGCCGATGAGGTGGTGGAAGCACTCATCGCCCACCCAGCTGTGCGTCGCGTCAATTTCACCGGTTCCACTCACGTCGGCCGCATCATCGCGGAAAAGTGTGGACGTTACCTAAAGAAGCCACTGCTTGAACTCGGTGGCAAGGCTCCGTTCGTCGTGCTCGATGACGCTGACATTGATGGTGCTGTCGATGCCGCCGTTTTCGGTTCCTTCATGTTCCAGGGCCAGATTTGCATGAGCACTGAGCGTTTCGTCGTCGACGACAAGGTCGCGGATGAATTCGTCGCCAAGTTCGGTGAACGCGCCGCTGCCCTCAACCATGGCGTTCCCAAAAACGATCCTTCGGTCATCGTCGGCCCCATGTTTAAGCCTGCATCAGGTGAGCGTATTAATGCGCTTATCGACGACGCCCTCGCCAAGGGTGCCACCGTAGTCACCGGCGGCAAGGCAGACGGCGCGCAGCTTGCGCCGACCATCCTGGACAATGTCACCTCCGATATGGACATTTATGATCAGGAAACCTTCGGCCCGATCACCATCGTGGTGCGCGTTTCTGGTGTGGAGGAAGCGATCAACACCGCCAACGACACCGAGTATGGTCTTGCTGCTGCTGTTCATGGTCGTGACATCAAACGTGCTATGGATGCAGCTCTTCGTATTGAGGCCGGCCACGTTCACGTCAACGGCGCTACCGTGCAAAACGATGCCAACGCACCATTCGGTGGTATGAAGGCCAGCGGTTACGGCAAGTTTGATGGTGAGGCTGTGATCGATGAGTTCACCGAGCTGAAGTGGGTCACCATTGAAAGCTCTGACCAGCAGTACCCCATCTAG
- a CDS encoding CG0192 family protein, with product MSGTAIMYDTTVVPSKHDIAQAWTGFVDIQGSYRLVDTVDGEVGIEVLISKDRDGRLIQIPFSYRSEEINPEQTLSTLEHGVLGTRWVINALGDPVAVREFIRTIVTGDDGATRDDGVAGFLSIHGTGTLESVDLDNVTLTEVTRQRTVGSVMINGERKQFILRLPHLLRSFRKTATGHVATQLRLVSPHPENEDQELLVAEFNWLE from the coding sequence ATGAGTGGTACCGCCATCATGTATGACACGACCGTTGTTCCATCCAAACATGACATTGCTCAAGCCTGGACGGGTTTCGTCGACATCCAGGGAAGTTACCGCCTCGTAGATACTGTCGACGGCGAGGTAGGCATCGAGGTACTGATCTCTAAGGATCGAGATGGCCGACTGATCCAGATTCCTTTTAGCTACCGATCCGAAGAAATTAACCCTGAGCAGACGCTTTCCACGTTGGAACACGGCGTGTTAGGTACGCGATGGGTCATCAACGCTTTGGGTGATCCTGTGGCAGTGCGTGAGTTTATCCGCACGATTGTGACAGGTGATGACGGCGCTACCCGCGACGATGGGGTAGCAGGCTTCTTAAGTATCCATGGCACAGGCACCTTGGAGTCCGTGGACCTAGACAATGTGACATTGACGGAAGTGACCCGTCAGCGCACGGTCGGATCAGTCATGATCAACGGCGAGCGCAAGCAATTCATCCTGAGGCTCCCACATCTACTGCGAAGCTTCCGCAAAACAGCAACGGGCCACGTCGCAACACAACTACGCCTCGTTTCACCGCACCCAGAAAACGAAGACCAAGAATTGCTGGTTGCAGAGTTTAACTGGTTGGAATAG
- a CDS encoding M13 family metallopeptidase, with translation MKDLYRFVNGPWLDTHIIPDDRAVDGTFHKLRDDAEEDVHEIVKNDSGHAGTLYASYMDIDTINAAGITPLDADLDRLAVANVTEFATVLGELDREGVGAPIGFWVEKDSSSNDAVAYLIQSGLGLPDEAYYREDSHAETLAAYREHVERMLGFLDSTRLFGLDAHTAAARIVALETDIAAGHWDVVKTRDAVATYNPTEFAELPAKIRGLLSAARLPQRRLVAMMPSYLEHLNGLLVDDRLPDWQLWATWHILRTRAGLLSEEISQANFDFYGTKLSGATEQKDRWKRAVGLAERMVGEEIGQRFVEKHFPASSKEHMLELVDYLVAAYRDRISNLEWMTPATRERALEKLSKFNAKIGYPDKWRSYEGLEFGSDLVDNVRKGSAFLHDYELNKIGKPADREEWVTTPQTVNAFYNPVVNDITFPAAILRAPFFDPEAEAAENFGAIGAVIGHEIGHGFDDQGSQYDGDGNLNSWWTDEDRAAFEQLTSRLVTQFNGLVPAVLKANGIETDGVNGEFTLGENIGDLGGLGIAVVAYEKYLADRGQTFETSPVKKFEADGAEEALAEQEFNGLQRLFLSWARVWRTAIRPQMAVQYLAIDPHSPAEFRCNVIAGNVAEFYEAFDVPEDAPVYITPEERLSIW, from the coding sequence ATGAAGGATCTTTATCGTTTTGTCAATGGACCGTGGCTTGACACCCACATAATCCCCGATGATCGAGCAGTGGATGGAACCTTCCACAAGCTGCGCGATGATGCAGAAGAAGACGTCCACGAGATCGTGAAAAACGACTCCGGTCACGCAGGTACCCTCTACGCCTCTTATATGGACATCGACACCATCAACGCCGCTGGTATCACCCCGCTTGATGCTGATTTGGACAGGCTAGCTGTTGCTAATGTCACTGAGTTCGCCACCGTTCTCGGCGAACTGGACCGCGAGGGCGTCGGTGCACCAATTGGATTCTGGGTGGAAAAAGATTCCTCCTCCAACGACGCCGTTGCCTACCTGATTCAGTCTGGCCTCGGCCTGCCTGATGAGGCGTATTACCGCGAAGACTCACACGCCGAAACCCTCGCCGCCTACCGCGAACACGTCGAGCGCATGCTCGGATTCCTAGACTCCACCCGCCTATTCGGCCTGGATGCCCACACAGCTGCGGCACGCATCGTCGCCCTGGAAACCGATATTGCTGCAGGCCACTGGGATGTCGTGAAAACCCGCGACGCCGTAGCCACCTACAACCCCACCGAATTCGCCGAGCTGCCCGCGAAAATCCGTGGCCTGCTCAGTGCCGCGCGCCTCCCTCAGCGTCGCCTGGTAGCGATGATGCCGTCATACCTTGAGCACCTTAACGGTTTGCTTGTCGACGACCGACTGCCAGATTGGCAGCTATGGGCAACGTGGCATATCCTCCGAACCCGCGCAGGCCTGTTGAGCGAAGAAATAAGCCAAGCAAACTTCGATTTCTACGGCACCAAACTGTCTGGCGCTACCGAACAAAAAGATCGATGGAAGCGTGCTGTCGGCCTTGCGGAACGCATGGTGGGTGAGGAAATCGGGCAACGGTTCGTGGAAAAGCATTTCCCTGCAAGTTCAAAGGAGCACATGCTTGAGCTTGTCGACTACCTCGTTGCCGCCTACCGTGATCGCATCTCCAACCTGGAATGGATGACGCCTGCCACCCGCGAACGCGCATTGGAAAAGCTCAGCAAATTCAACGCAAAGATCGGTTACCCAGACAAGTGGCGCTCCTACGAAGGCCTCGAGTTTGGATCAGACTTGGTAGACAACGTGCGCAAGGGCTCCGCATTCCTACACGACTATGAACTAAACAAGATCGGCAAGCCCGCAGATCGTGAGGAATGGGTCACCACCCCACAAACCGTCAACGCGTTCTACAACCCCGTTGTCAATGACATCACCTTCCCCGCCGCAATTTTGCGTGCACCATTCTTTGACCCCGAGGCCGAGGCCGCCGAAAACTTCGGCGCCATCGGTGCAGTTATTGGCCACGAAATTGGCCACGGCTTTGATGATCAAGGCAGCCAATACGACGGCGACGGCAACCTCAACTCCTGGTGGACCGATGAGGACCGCGCAGCGTTCGAGCAGCTCACCTCCCGTTTGGTGACACAGTTCAACGGACTCGTTCCCGCCGTGTTGAAGGCCAATGGCATTGAGACCGACGGTGTGAACGGCGAATTCACCCTCGGTGAAAACATCGGTGACCTCGGTGGACTGGGCATCGCCGTGGTGGCCTACGAAAAGTACTTGGCAGATCGTGGACAGACCTTCGAGACCTCTCCCGTGAAGAAGTTCGAAGCCGACGGTGCTGAAGAAGCTCTTGCCGAGCAAGAATTCAACGGTTTGCAGCGACTCTTCCTGTCCTGGGCTCGCGTGTGGCGCACCGCGATTCGCCCGCAGATGGCCGTGCAGTACTTGGCGATCGACCCGCACTCCCCTGCGGAATTCCGCTGCAATGTCATTGCCGGTAACGTAGCTGAATTCTACGAAGCTTTCGATGTGCCAGAAGATGCTCCGGTGTACATCACGCCAGAAGAGCGTTTGAGCATCTGGTAG
- a CDS encoding PrsW family intramembrane metalloprotease has translation MNRLFSITVWTIIVVSIPVTLMTMAIFAFLDASVIGLSLLFAALYLGIVWWALSKTPLWPRFAKKSTTFSWAIASLLWGGFACMGMVMLFALPMMDLMEKLEWDLVAMSWAGAYPEEVAKAFGVVLILMAYRQLNRPWHGFATGALVGLGFEVIENLVYGATGALLDANADIDGVLMMWGYRSIAGPLIHTLLTAFAGYGIGLALFYANESKKWRIFTAAKWIFLAFALHFAWNIQWENPWYSIVTMVIVCIIMYGQAINIVHASWSVARDDVSYAYAPGIITSTKELALIDAPMHPQTPATGELEARPGAGENGESKEP, from the coding sequence GTGAACCGCCTCTTTTCCATCACCGTATGGACAATCATCGTTGTCTCCATCCCGGTGACCTTAATGACGATGGCCATCTTCGCTTTCCTTGACGCAAGCGTCATTGGACTGAGCCTGCTTTTCGCGGCGCTCTACCTAGGGATAGTGTGGTGGGCTCTGAGCAAAACCCCACTGTGGCCCAGGTTCGCCAAAAAATCCACCACATTCTCCTGGGCTATAGCTTCCCTATTGTGGGGCGGTTTCGCCTGCATGGGCATGGTGATGCTCTTTGCCCTCCCCATGATGGATCTCATGGAAAAGCTCGAATGGGACTTAGTCGCAATGAGCTGGGCTGGCGCCTATCCTGAAGAAGTCGCGAAAGCCTTCGGCGTTGTCCTCATCTTGATGGCTTATCGACAACTGAACCGCCCATGGCACGGTTTCGCCACCGGCGCACTTGTCGGATTGGGCTTTGAAGTCATCGAAAACCTTGTCTACGGTGCGACCGGTGCGCTTCTTGACGCCAACGCAGATATCGACGGCGTCCTTATGATGTGGGGTTACCGCAGCATCGCCGGTCCTCTCATCCACACGCTGCTTACCGCATTTGCAGGTTACGGCATCGGTCTGGCCCTCTTTTACGCGAACGAATCGAAAAAGTGGCGCATCTTCACCGCCGCTAAGTGGATTTTTCTCGCATTCGCGCTGCACTTCGCCTGGAACATCCAATGGGAAAACCCTTGGTATTCCATCGTCACCATGGTGATTGTCTGCATCATCATGTACGGCCAAGCAATCAACATCGTCCACGCGTCCTGGAGCGTAGCCCGCGACGACGTCTCCTACGCCTACGCGCCGGGCATCATCACCAGCACCAAAGAATTAGCGCTTATCGACGCCCCCATGCACCCACAAACCCCCGCCACAGGGGAGCTTGAGGCACGCCCCGGGGCGGGGGAGAACGGGGAAAGTAAAGAACCTTAG
- a CDS encoding GntR family transcriptional regulator, with protein sequence MATDAPVWPAELFEDLDRNGPIPLYFQVAQRLEDGIRSGVLQPGARLENEIAVAKRLSVSRPTVRRAIQEVVDKGLLVRRRGVGTQVVQSHVTRPVELTSFFNDLKNAKLDPKTRVLEHRLLAANSAIAEKLGVSAGDEILLIRRLRSTGDIPVAILENYLPPSFNDVTLEELEKGGLYDALRQRGVVLKIANQKIGARRAVGDESKLLDVDDGGPLLTVERVALDNSGQVIEVGSHCYRPDMYNFETTLVAR encoded by the coding sequence ATGGCAACCGACGCACCCGTATGGCCAGCCGAATTATTTGAAGACCTCGATAGAAACGGCCCCATCCCCCTCTATTTTCAAGTCGCACAACGATTAGAAGATGGCATTCGAAGTGGTGTCCTCCAGCCCGGCGCGCGTTTAGAGAATGAAATCGCAGTAGCCAAGCGTCTCAGCGTTTCTCGCCCCACCGTTCGCCGTGCAATTCAAGAAGTCGTAGACAAAGGCCTACTTGTGCGTCGCCGTGGCGTGGGCACCCAGGTTGTGCAAAGCCATGTCACCCGACCTGTGGAATTAACCAGTTTCTTCAACGACCTCAAAAACGCCAAACTCGACCCCAAAACCCGGGTTCTGGAACATCGCCTTTTAGCCGCCAACTCCGCCATCGCCGAAAAACTCGGCGTCTCTGCTGGCGATGAAATCCTCCTCATCCGCCGCTTACGCTCCACTGGCGATATTCCCGTGGCCATCCTGGAAAACTACCTGCCACCATCATTTAATGACGTCACCCTTGAAGAGCTAGAAAAAGGCGGGCTTTACGACGCCCTCCGCCAGCGCGGTGTCGTTCTGAAAATCGCCAACCAAAAGATTGGCGCCCGTCGTGCCGTGGGCGATGAAAGCAAGCTTCTCGACGTCGACGATGGCGGCCCCCTGCTCACCGTAGAGCGCGTCGCCTTAGACAATTCTGGCCAGGTTATTGAGGTGGGCAGCCACTGCTACCGTCCTGATATGTACAACTTCGAAACCACCCTTGTAGCCAGATAG
- the iolC gene encoding 5-dehydro-2-deoxygluconokinase gives MTNLTSTHEVLAIGRLGVDIYPLQSGVGLADVHSFGKYLGGSAANVSVAAARHGRNSALLARVGNDPFGEYLLAELDRLGVDNQYIATDPIYKTPITFCEIFPPDDFPLYFYREPKAPDLNIEASDVSLDDVREADILWFTLTGLSEEPSRGAHKEILTTRANRRHTIFDLDYRPMFWEDPAEATKQAEWALERSTVAVGNKEECEVAVGETEPERAGRALLERGVELAIVKQGPKGVLAMTKDETVEVPPFMVDVVNGLGAGDAFGGALCHGLLSEWPLEKVLRFANTAGAIVASRLECSTAMPTTDEVEASLNQKV, from the coding sequence ATGACTAACTTGACGAGCACTCACGAAGTTCTTGCCATCGGCCGCCTCGGCGTCGATATCTATCCCCTGCAAAGCGGAGTCGGCCTGGCCGATGTCCACAGCTTTGGTAAGTACCTGGGCGGAAGCGCTGCCAACGTCTCGGTTGCAGCGGCTCGCCACGGACGAAACTCCGCCCTGCTGGCTCGCGTCGGCAACGATCCTTTCGGCGAATACCTACTGGCTGAGCTGGATCGCCTGGGCGTGGACAATCAGTACATCGCCACTGATCCCATCTACAAAACCCCGATTACGTTCTGCGAGATTTTCCCGCCAGATGATTTCCCGCTGTACTTCTACCGCGAGCCTAAGGCACCGGACCTAAATATTGAGGCCTCCGATGTCAGTCTCGACGATGTGCGTGAAGCCGATATTTTATGGTTTACCCTTACCGGTTTGAGCGAGGAACCTAGCCGCGGCGCCCACAAGGAAATCCTGACCACCCGCGCGAACCGTCGCCACACCATATTCGATCTTGATTACCGCCCCATGTTCTGGGAGGACCCAGCTGAGGCCACTAAGCAGGCTGAATGGGCACTCGAGCGCTCCACCGTTGCAGTGGGCAATAAGGAAGAGTGCGAGGTGGCTGTGGGTGAAACCGAGCCGGAGCGCGCAGGCCGGGCGCTGTTAGAACGAGGTGTGGAACTGGCCATCGTCAAGCAAGGCCCCAAGGGTGTTTTGGCGATGACCAAGGATGAAACCGTTGAAGTGCCGCCTTTTATGGTCGACGTAGTCAACGGCCTCGGCGCGGGCGACGCCTTCGGTGGCGCGCTGTGCCACGGTCTTTTGTCCGAATGGCCACTGGAGAAAGTCCTCCGCTTCGCAAACACCGCCGGCGCGATTGTTGCCTCCCGCCTCGAATGCTCCACCGCAATGCCCACCACCGATGAGGTGGAAGCCTCCCTCAACCAGAAAGTCTGA
- a CDS encoding class I fructose-bisphosphate aldolase, whose product MTPPYISPESFEALRRMRAAEPAMVAERFKQRRKRELLGDDGKLFIVAADHPARGALAVGDNETAMANRYELLERMAIALRHPGVDGVLGTPDIIDDLAALGLLDGKVVVGSMNRGGLRGATFEMDDRYTGYDVPAMVERGIDFAKTLVRINLSDAGTSPTLEATAKAVNEAAAAQLPIMLEPFMSNWVNGKVVNDLSPDAVIQSVAIAAGLGNDSSYTWMKLPVVEEMERVMESTTMPTLLLGGDGGHDPEATFASWEKALALPGVRGLTVGRTLLYPHDDDVAGAVDTAARLVHTEIPAFIS is encoded by the coding sequence ATGACTCCTCCATACATCTCACCCGAGAGTTTTGAGGCCCTGCGCCGGATGCGAGCCGCCGAGCCCGCCATGGTTGCAGAGCGCTTCAAGCAGCGCCGCAAAAGGGAACTGCTTGGCGACGACGGCAAGCTCTTTATCGTCGCCGCTGACCACCCCGCCCGTGGAGCCCTGGCTGTCGGCGACAATGAAACCGCCATGGCCAACCGCTATGAGCTGCTCGAACGCATGGCCATCGCCCTCCGCCACCCAGGCGTAGACGGTGTGCTGGGAACCCCAGACATCATCGATGATCTAGCAGCCCTCGGCCTGCTCGACGGCAAAGTGGTTGTTGGCTCCATGAACCGTGGCGGTCTGCGCGGTGCCACCTTTGAAATGGATGATCGCTACACCGGCTACGATGTGCCAGCCATGGTGGAACGTGGCATCGATTTCGCCAAAACCTTGGTGCGCATCAACCTCAGCGACGCCGGCACTTCCCCCACGTTGGAAGCAACCGCAAAGGCCGTCAACGAGGCCGCCGCTGCACAGCTTCCCATCATGCTGGAACCCTTTATGAGCAACTGGGTCAACGGCAAGGTAGTCAACGATCTCTCCCCAGACGCCGTTATCCAATCCGTCGCCATCGCTGCAGGTCTAGGCAATGATTCCTCCTACACCTGGATGAAACTGCCCGTGGTGGAAGAGATGGAACGCGTCATGGAATCCACCACCATGCCCACGCTGCTGCTCGGCGGCGATGGTGGACACGACCCCGAGGCCACCTTCGCATCCTGGGAAAAGGCACTCGCCCTTCCAGGCGTTCGCGGCCTTACTGTGGGCCGCACCCTGCTGTATCCACACGATGACGATGTCGCTGGTGCTGTTGATACCGCAGCCCGCCTCGTACACACAGAAATCCCTGCATTTATCTCTTAA